The Argentina anserina chromosome 5, drPotAnse1.1, whole genome shotgun sequence genome includes the window GGCCCGAAATCGCTGCCCTCCACACTCCGACGCTCATCGATCCACAGTCAACCCGACGTCGCCGTTTCGCCACTGCTGCTGCCCCCCGACGTCGCCGTTCGACCGCGCCTGCCCTCTGCACTCCGACGCTCATCGATCCGTAGTCAACCTAAGGTCGCCGTTCCGTCGCTGCTGCTGCCCCCGACGTCGCCATTCGACCGCACCGCCCCCCTTCCACAAATTTTTCGGGTTTGGGAAGTTTTTTCGGAGGTTTGGGGATTCTGTCGGATCCTCAACCCTAAAATACCACCCGGGTCAAAtttcaacccgacccggcccgaccATATCCGACCTGACCCGAAAAGATTTGACCCggatccgacccgacccgtcAACGCAACACGACCTGGTCCGGCTATCGTTAGTCAGTGTATGCTCACcgacagtgcaagtgcaccggtGACAGATTGTTCTCcatttcttgtattttttcTTGCGGTCTAATCCCtgatttttacattgtttccttttcaatgggttctggacacgAAGCGGAGGGTTCACAGCTTCTTGATATTCCGacctttgaagtatctgtcaaaagttctgacagtggttcatttggaggcgccaaactcaacggaaccaatttccataaatggaaacgacttatgactgctcatcttcgaggcatgcataaGATGAGAcatgtcaccggcgtcactaaggctcctagttctgaggatattgttgcctacaataaatgagacgacgatgatggtcttgttatgtctgtcttgtggaaaactatgaatgatgagatagttgatctggtggaggcatgtacAAATGCGCAGGCAATATGAGAGACACTGgccggcttatatactaatgattcttatttcatacaggttcatgagttaatgtgcacagcctTGACAATACATCAGGATGGGCAACTggtggcgcactatttcaccaaactaaagaatatttgggctgagattgatgtgaaacgtccttgcatgataaaaaatcaagaggatattatTTGGTACTAAAAGGAGAAagagcttgaacgagttcaccatttcctaaagggtcttgatgcaaagcatacccGTGCGAAAGGCGAATTACTCTgaatgaccgaaccacctagTCTACTCATCGTTTTCAActatatccgaaaggatgagtctcagcaggagagtatTCTTCAGGCACCGGTTGTCGTTTCCAGTCTCACTGTTCATGCTCGATCTCCGGCATCACCTCTTTCACGAGCACCTTCTCCGGCACCACCTCTTCCACAAGCACCTTCTGCTCCCCTTCACCGACGCgaaccaccaccaggcttcagGAATCAGCCTcgtcctccttgctcttattgtcatgatactaaccatgctcatGCGACCTGCTGGAAAttatatccacaccttaggcttaagaggcctaattatctTCCCCGGGCTAAAGCAGCTCTTGAATTAGTTCCAGAAcctgatatctatggtgtggttgtgcacgatcatcatactgctggaGGAGAACCTACAGCCTCCGTCGTTGGCCatggtcaaattggtatggctttcaatatttctcactctgttagttttgatacatggattattgattctggtgcatctgatcatatgacttatgaaaaatcttattttaccgtattgtcacctccacccgtaccatatgttactaatgctaatggtgagacATTTCCCGTGTTAGGGAAATGgtctgttcgtattactcccaccatagagcttcacaatgtactctatgtacctgttttatctcatcatttgatatatgttccccaattgaaccatgacgctcagtgctctgtgacattttttcctatgtatgtgatatttcaggatcttctcaccggacgaGTAATTgttcgggggtatctgaggggccggttgtttcatctggatctgacatacgtAGGGGACAAACCAGGgggacagtctcggaccgtttactctccacttctgacaagctaagtgaagtttggttatggcatcgtcgcttagggcatccatcttttaatgttatgaaaaaatccatgcctactttatttattagtgtggacgagtcttgtttatgttgtgagacatgtgttttaggcaagagtcatcgatctacttattcccctagtacttctcctaaaagttttcttccttttgaattaatccattctgatgtttggggacactctaaagagtctactgtatCATGAATGCGAttttttgtgtcatttattgatgattgcacacgtctttcatggattgttcttcttaaaaataaagatgaagtttttccagcttttcgtgtcttccatacctctgtccaaacacaatacaaTGCCACAATTTGAGTTCTtcattctgataatggggggaatatgtgaatcatgtctttcaggagttctttaacacacacgggattgttcatcaaacaacgtgccCTTACACACCTAAGCAAAATgaggtttctgaaagaaaaaatcgtcatttacttgatatcgcttgatgtattctctttagtgcccacatgcatgaatacctttggggtgatgctgtcattacttccgcccaccttattaatcgtcttccatctcgtgtccttcaggggaaagttccctatgaggtgcttgtatctcatgtctcattaccttattttcataatcttcttgcccgtgttttcggttgtgttgcttttgtacATCTTTCACAACATCAGtgttctaagttggatgcccgggcagttaagtgtgtgtttgttgggtacggaggacatcagaaagggtaccggtgctataaTCCCCTtactcggaagtactatgtcactatggatgttacattTTTTgaagacatgagttatttttcctcttctgatactgctcttcagggggagaattcatattttgaagagctgtatcatggagagggggagacaagtgagccagtcgatatggtaacatGTTCTGTTGAAATTACAAATGTGTCAGCCACACAGGTACTACCGAaggtcgtcactcaagagattgaggcaccagaagctgacaacacaactaccactgtttatacccctgaccaatgctctcctgctatagaagatcactcatctgaggttagtcattctattagggctaatagcagacaatatgttttgccaaataggtctactcggggacaaccaacaaaaaaatatcaacataCCATTCAGACTAAAACCAAGTATCCAGTggccaattttatatctaccaaaagattatctaagtcatatgagttatttgtgaatcaaatatctactgcaTCAGTACCTAataaagtgcaggatgcattgagagatccaaaatggaggaatacaatggaggaagagatggaagcattacaaaagaacaatacttgggagattgtacctccaccatatggcaagaagactgtaggatgtcgttggatatttacagtgaaacataatccagattggtcagtaagccggtataaaacacgtctagtagcaaaggggttcacccagacatatgacatagactatgatgagacatttgcacctgttgcaaagatgagcactatccgggtattgctctctgttgctgctaacttgaacttgccacttaggcagtttgatgtcaagaatgcattccttcatggagaactaacagaggaagtatacatggatcttccgcctggatatgtggccggtTCCCCAAGTAACTCTGTATGcatattgagaaagtctttgtatggtcttaaacagtcacttcgtgcttggtttggaagattctcacaattcatgaggaaacttggctacagacaaagtaattcagaccacacattatttctcaaacatcaacaaatgAAGGTAAatagccctaattatatatgttgatgatatgatagttattgggaatgatactgttgaggtggatagattacagaaacagcttgccacaaagtttgagatgaaagacctaagtacactcaagtacttcttaggcattgaagtagtCCGAGGAAGCAATGGTATCTATATGTGtcaaaggaagtacatccttgatctactaacagagacaagtatgttggactgcactcccattgatactcctattgagcagaaccattggttagcagagtatccagatcaagtccctactgacaaacctcgttatcagatgCTAGTCGGGCGCCTGATTTATCTagcacataccagaccagatgttgcgtatgcagtaagtgtagtaaatcagttcatgcataaccccaatgaggaccacatggatgctgttgtaaggattttgaggtacttgaagtcagctctgGGGAGAGgggtaatgttttctaatcacaacaatatctttgatgtttgtggcttcacagatgcagactgggctggaaatattacaaatcggaggtccacatcagggtattttacctttgttggaggtaaccttgttacgtggaggagtaagaaacaaaatgtggtagatcgatctagtgctgaagcagaatacagaggtatggctcagggagtgtgcgagttgttgtggattaggaatttgctacaagatttgggtgttaaacctaagtgtgctatacaactgtactgtgacaacaagacagctattaatatttcacagaatcatgtgcagcatgatcgtacaaaacatgtagaggttgatcgtcactttataaaagagaagctagacgctaaAATCATTTCTTtccgtttgttcctacagaagagcaacttgcagatatactcaccAAAGGAGTGTCCAATaaggttttttatgactcaatttgcaagttgggcatggttgatgtgtatgcgccaacttgagggggagtgttagcatAAGTGAGCTGTGTGTGAGTTGTGTAAAGCAACAAacatgttactcatggtgCTAGAACAGCTAGGATTCATCATTAGTGATAGTGCTAATGTTCAAATCAATTCTTATAAATAGCTAGACTTGTATCAGATCAAATACATCAATATCAAGCAGTATAATTACTTCATTCAAGTATTACCTTTTCTGGTTTAATGTGATGATTCTGAGGGTTGACTAGTTGACACTCTGATCTTACTTACAAAAGGTTTGAGATACTGTGCTTGTCTCTTCTATGGCTTGCAGATGTTTCAGCTTTGATTCTGTTAGCTTCTTAGGTAGATCAAATTAATGATGCAACGTCAGGTAATGAGGCTGCTTTGAAAGTTCTTACATAAGCTTGTGTCCCAtatcatatatttttcttgCTTTACTTGATAAATGTACTGAAATGGATGGGAATTCAGGTTTGCAGAATGATACTGTGCTCATTGTTTGTTCAAAAATGTTACGGCTGTACATTAAGAATTTGCAGATGTGTTTCTCAGGTAGTTGTTTCCTGATTTCTCTTAAATTGAGTTCTCAGAGCAAGAACCAAACTTTTGGTGGATTTAATCGAAGTGATGTTGaccttttctatttttttctgCAGCTGATTATAAGTCAGCTTATGTTGTGGGTGTGTATGCCACAAAGGCAGTATCTGATAGTTTAAATGGAAAAATCATGGTAAGCTTACATGCTTCCTTAACAACCCATAGGATAGGATTTGAAGATCCTCTTCTCCCCTGTATTGGGATCTAGTGTATTTTGAGTAGGATGCTGATGCTTCTTTTTTCCTCAACTCCTTAGATTGCTGCTTCAGGAAGTTCAGACGCCATTTTAAAGGCACGACCAGTTCTCAATGGTAATAATTCAAGTATTCAATAAATAAGCTACAGTTTTCACATTGGAATACATTTTTGATAAGCACTTCACGCGTCACTATGGTATCTCAGTcaacttattttcttttgcttacagcaatgtgtgaaaagctttgtGTTTTTGAGGGTGAAGTTGGTGCTGGAAGGTATCTAATATTCTTCATCTTGAAAACGTTTTTATATAGTTGAGAATGCACATAAGTCTTATTCATATATAAGTGGACAAGGTACACGCTACCTGTTCGAATTAGTTATTTGAAGCGAATAACTTCTCCTTAATATGTGGGAGTTCTTGGTACTTAAATATATGTCTTTCTAATAAGCTATATTGGTAGTGCAGCAAAATTCAGATGGTTAAGGAACTGCTTGAGGGTATTCACCTTGTGGCTTCTTTGGAAGCTATTTCTCTTGGTACCAAAGCTGGTATTCATCCGTGGATAATCTATGATATCATATCTAATGCGAGAAGCTTTATATTATAAAAGGAGGCTGTGGGGCTGGAAGGTACTCCTCATTTGATATTTGTTGTATTGTACATTTCGTTGCCTATTTCTTCATTTATGATTCATAAAAACTTAATTGCCCTCATTTATGCTCTGTAGTGGTGTAAAGATGGTTAATCAATTGCTTGCTGTGGAGTTCATATAGCATCCGGAGCTGAGGCAATGGCATTCGGAGCGTAGGCAATGTGTTCTGATCAAACTCTTTCGACTCCTTAAACAGGGATGCATAGAGCTTGGTGTGAGAAAGTTCAATGTAAATACGGAGGTACGGAAAGCTTACATGGACTCTCTTAGCAGCTCCAAGAAAGATTTGGTTCATGTTATGGAGTCGGCAAAACAAGCCATGAAAGCAGTGATTGCAGAGAAGATGATTCTATTTGGCTCAGCAGGAAATGCATGAGGGTCTGTGCAAATTCTTGTGTTAATCAAAATTATGGTGATTTGTAAACTAGATGTATGATGTATCACATATTGAGCATTAATTTACTCGCATGTTCCCAATAATTGGAAATTGGAATGTTTCAAGGAGAAACAGAATCAATTTATGATCCATGAATAAAAGTATAGCTTTATCATTTCTCTTTGGTTAGCTCATGTTGATATTGGCTTGGCCTGATCTATGCTCTATCATTACTCGTCTCTCGGTTGTGCTCAATTGGCATGTTTCGAATCATAAAATTTGCCTTGTTTCAAATCATTTTTACTTCTTGTCGAAAAAATCATTCTTACTTGGTTGAGTTGGTTGTGCTCAATTGGCATATTTTAGTCATAATTGCTTGCTCGTTTGTTCTCAGTTGACATGCTTGAATCATTTAATTGATTGAGTAATAAGTCATATCAATTTGAAATTCTATTACCTCATATTTGGATTATGTTTGTATGATATGAGGATAAGTAGATTTGGTTAAAGCTCTGTGAGGATAAACTAGGAAACACAGGTGGCAGATATCTAGATGACCTGACCATCAGCAACCCTGACACGtataaaaacaaatagaagagaaacagagaagaccagaaaactgaaactgaaactgaaatcatggcagatcagaAAGCAGAAATCTTCGAACTTAACAATGGTGCCATGAAAGTCCTCATCTCCAACTGGGGCTGCACCATCACATCCTTGTCTGTTCCTGGGAAAGACGGTGAGAAATTACCCTTCACTCTCCTTGTTTGGTTGTTGATTTAACTGTAAAGAACTGTTTTTGGCGAATGTTGCTGATGTTTGGTTGGATTGTGGGTTTTGTTTTGAAGGAAAATCGGCTGATGTTGTTCTTGGATTCGACTCTGTTGAGCCCTATTTGGTACAATTTCTTTAAAAATCATGATTTGGTTGTGGGTGTtttgattgtttggtgtttgaaTTGAGATTGATGGTATTTGAATGTGAATGATCGCAGAAAGGGATGGCTCCTTATTTTGGCTGCATTGTGGGCCGGGTCGCCAATAGAATCAAGGATGGCAAGTTCACACTCAATGGAACTCAGTACTCTTTGCCTATCAATAAGCCTCCAAACAGTCTCCATGGTATGAATCACTCTGTCCTGTTTTCCTTTCGATTAAGGTTTGTTTCGATTAGCCGAAGTCAGCTACTTAGTTGATAATGTTGCTTAGCTGGATCTTTGGCTTCTACTTAGGCTTTATGTGTTGTTGTATGCTTGTGTGCTACTAATGGACTGATCTGCATGTTGCATTTGTAAATGAACTTGGTTTTGTGATTTGTCTGTGGTAGCATTTAGATCATAGTAATAATGATGTGTCTGAGTGATGATGTGATTATGATTGATGATAATATGATATGCAGCTTTCTTGGTGTGTTGGAACAACTACATTTTTGTGATGCATATTCTGATCCGCTGGTGGTTTTATTTAGGTGGTGACAAGGGTTATGATAAGCAGATATGGCAGGTAGCTGAACATAAGAAGGGCGAAAAACCATCCATCACATTCAAATATCATAGTCATGATGGAGAAGAAGGTCATTATCTCTGTCTTTTGtgtttttgtatttctttCGCTCTACCTCTCTTTGCGACAAGGCATTGATGTTTTTTCTGGAAATAGGTTATCCGGGGAGTGTTGCTGTGACTGCAACTTATACGCTCACTTCAAGCACGACTATGCGACTTGACATGGAAGCAGTGCCTGAGAACAAGCCTACCCCTATCAGCTTAGCTCAGCACACCTATTGGAACTTGGCTGGACATAACTCGGGCGATGTACTTGACCACAGAGTTCGAATATGGTCTAACCACATTACCCCTGTGGATGAAAACACAGTTCCCACTGGTGAAATCAAGCCAATTAAAGGCACAGGCTTTGATTTCACTGCTGAGAGGAAAGTTGGAGAGTCCATCCATGAGGTTGGACTAGGGTACGATCACAACTATGTGCTTGACTGTGGGGAAGAGAAGGAAGGTTTGAAACATGCTGCTAAAGTGAGAGACCCTTCCAGTTCAAGGGTCCTCAACCTATGGACCAATGCCCCTGGGATGCAGTTTTACACCGGGAATTATGTCAATGGTGTTCAAGGTAAAGGAGGTGCTGTTTACAATAAGCATGCAGGGCTCTGCTTGGAGACGCAGGGATTCCCAAATGCAATTAACACTCCGAACTTCCCATCTGTTGTTGTCCAACCTGGTGAGAAGTATAGAAACACCATgttgtttgagttttcagTAGAGTGAGTTTAGTGCAAGATGTTGCACTACTCTTCTAAGGAGTAGATGTCAGGTTTGGTTCTACTTTTGGTCTGCTTGTTGGTATATCCTGATAATAATAAAGttggtgaaggaaaatgccttGTCTGGTACTGGTCCAGTTGCTCTCGTTCAATATCCAATTTCATCGCTATTGAAACCTTTGATGAGTTGAGTTAGGCATGCTGATGTGTAATGTATCGGCTACAAACTTTCAATCCGATTGGGATAATCAGTTGACTCATTTGAGGTTCATTCAGAAAATATTTCTTGTTTCAAACTCGCTTCTTATAAAACATCAGCATCACGAGGCAGGTACCCATACAAAGACAGAGTTCGAATGTGCTTGCGTTTTTATTTTCGGCAAGGGGCAACTCGTACTGTTTGTAACCTTGGACCTTGTTCTAAACAAATTCAAGTGCTAGATTCTCCATTGCGAGCTGAGAATGGGGAAGAGAATGCTCGGTGCAAATGCCCAGGACTTGTTTGAGTATTATCTAGAccctttttttatatatttacttcCTGAATGTTTTGATTAGTTTCGCATGCTGCTGTTCAAATTATTATCAACTAGAAATCTACAATCCAAATGAGAAAAATCAATTGGTCCGGACAAAAGAATTCTAAAAATACACGTAAAAAAGGTCATTCATCAAGGATTTCTTGCTTCGAACTCATTTCTTATAAAAGATCAGCACCTGAGCAGCTATGGACTCGTTTTGATATGGTCATACAGAGTACAACTGTGCTTTTATGTTTTCCTCATGAAGCTGCAAAATTAGATACAAAAGGCCTGAGAGGGCGGAATGCATTGAATCCTGTTGAGTTGCCTGTTTGTAATTTTTGTCCTGCTCATCTCACCTTGTCCTATAAAGCTCAAGCGGTAGAGTCTCCATTGCAAGCTGAGAAGGGGTAAGAGAGTTAAGAAAGAAGTAGCATCTAACAGTTGACTAAATATCTGAGATGATGCTTACCCATAGTCTGGGAGTTGTAGGATCAGATTTTAAATGCAATTTGGCTACCTCGGACTGAAATGATATGACTATGACAACTTTAAATTCAATCGAGAATGGCCTGCACAAGTTATTAACAAGGGGTTTTCATAAACAACAAGGGAGTGATACTTCAGCCCAAAAACTTGAAACAGATACTAGGTGCCACGTTAATTATGATAAGCATGCTATTATTAATCAGGATTACTCTAAACAGAGAATTTACACTAAAACAGAAATCTGAGGCGAAATTGTTGTTGTCTTAGACAACTCACCCTGCTGAGACTGTAGGACATGTCAAAAGACGGGGAAGTATAACATGAATGGGCAGAGTCATATTATGACAGACGTCCCCATCTGCAATCTGATACATGAAAAGCAGCCCGAAGAATTGTTATGAAAAGTTGAGTGTATATGCTGACAAGATGAGTAAGGGAACATGCCTGTGTAGTCTGAACCACAGATTTCTCGGTCACAATTTTCTCCCCTAGAAGGATTGACTCCACACGAAGCAAATGTATATCAATGGAAGAAATTGGAACTGCTGATGCTTCTACTGTTAGTTCACCACTAACTGGTTCCGATAAAGAACATTGAGTGGCCATCTTTCCAATAATTTTAAAGCCACCTATTTAGCAATAATCTTGTCAGTCATGGTGTCATGCACAGAAAATGAACATTCCTTTTCCAAAAATGGAAGCTAACAATATGCCAAACTTTAAAGATTAGTAACTAGAGATTGATAGGTTATAACAGGACACAACTAGCAAACCTGATTTCAGCTGAGGCAGTAGCGGATGTCTTTGAGTATCCTGAGTAATGTAGAAGACAACCATCTCCGGAGAAACAGGTCGCTCAATAGCATCAGCTGATTAAACACAAAATCACAAACCCAGTAACTATAATTAATCCGTAAATGAAACCACACAGAATAAGAACATATGTCAAGTTGATGCATACCTTTATCGCTTTCAACTATGAACTCCAAGGTTGCCGATAATGACTTATACAGGTATCCTCTAGATATATCTACAGTCACTAAATACTATAGCACAATTCATTATCATGTCTCGGTCAAGCatgtaaaaaacaaaatgcatTTCAGAGGCAATCAGAAGCAGTGATATGTtccaagacaaaaaaaaaaatgcaccTGAATATTAATATTTCCACCATGGAAGGTCTCGTAGAACCGTTCTAGGTTCTCTCCTCTCGGTTGCCTGATATTCATGGAAAATGGTATCTGCCACACAAACACCAAAACTCTAATGTTGCAATAGCAATCTGAATCCACCATAAGTTACTGCAACTTGAAAAGCGAAACTGGCCGGGGAATACCTCGGTTGTGCCTGAAGCAATCTTCCCAGCAGGTCTAACCTCAACAATTTTGTTCCTGCTTTCAAGTGAGAAACACAAGTAGGATGCACAAAGCTTCAATTCCATATGAGCCGAACACAACAGAAACTCacacacaaaacaaaacaaaacaaacacaatcaCTCACAGAATAGATATAGGTTTGGCAGCACCAACCAGACTCTCAATAACTCCGGCCGATCCTCCCCGAACCTTCACAACAACAAAGCATTAAGCCTTTTAATTTACCGCACCAGAAAGCATATTCCGTTATAACAGACGGCGAAATTCTAACCTGCAAGGTGACAGATCCGTCGACCGCGATGCGAATTCCATAGTGGGAGATTGAAGACGAAGACTTCACTGTGATCTTCCCCTCAATAAGCTCCTGAAATCCCAGATTTACCATCGAATCACGTTCGTAAAATACATAACAACAAAGAATCTCAGGGAAGAAATTTACTGAAGGACGGTAGACTCGGTTAATCCGGGAAAGCTTGAGCTCAATCGACATTGTTAACGACGCAGCCAAAGCCAGTCTCAGGAGCTCAAATAGCTTCTAAGGACTGCTGACGTGGGGGTGTGTGATTGGTTGAGTGGCTTCGATCTACGTGGCGGCAAGTAATAACCgcgtaataataatataactaACATCCCAATATTACCCCTCCCGCGATTCTCACTCTTTCTTCTTCGTTTTTGTTCTTCGTCGTTTGAGAGATGAATCGGAGACTGGATTTGACGGTGGCAGTTTTCTCTCTCCTCGCCGT containing:
- the LOC126796435 gene encoding uncharacterized protein LOC126796435 → MADQKAEIFELNNGAMKVLISNWGCTITSLSVPGKDGKSADVVLGFDSVEPYLKGMAPYFGCIVGRVANRIKDGKFTLNGTQYSLPINKPPNSLHGGDKGYDKQIWQVAEHKKGEKPSITFKYHSHDGEEGYPGSVAVTATYTLTSSTTMRLDMEAVPENKPTPISLAQHTYWNLAGHNSGDVLDHRVRIWSNHITPVDENTVPTGEIKPIKGTGFDFTAERKVGESIHEVGLGYDHNYVLDCGEEKEGLKHAAKVRDPSSSRVLNLWTNAPGMQFYTGNYVNGVQGKGGAVYNKHAGLCLETQGFPNAINTPNFPSVVVQPGEKYRNTMLFEFSVE
- the LOC126796436 gene encoding uncharacterized protein LOC126796436 isoform X2: MSIELKLSRINRVYRPSELIEGKITVKSSSSISHYGIRIAVDGSVTLQVRGGSAGVIESLVGAAKPISILNKIVEVRPAGKIASGTTEIPFSMNIRQPRGENLERFYETFHGGNINIQYLVTVDISRGYLYKSLSATLEFIVESDKADAIERPVSPEMVVFYITQDTQRHPLLPQLKSGGFKIIGKMATQCSLSEPVSGELTVEASAVPISSIDIHLLRVESILLGEKIVTEKSVVQTTQIADGDVCHNMTLPIHVILPRLLTCPTVSAGPFSIEFKVVIVISFQSEVAKLHLKSDPTTPRLWLAMETLPLELYRTR
- the LOC126796436 gene encoding uncharacterized protein LOC126796436 isoform X1 yields the protein MSIELKLSRINRVYRPSELIEGKITVKSSSSISHYGIRIAVDGSVTLQVRGGSAGVIESLVGAAKPISILRNKIVEVRPAGKIASGTTEIPFSMNIRQPRGENLERFYETFHGGNINIQYLVTVDISRGYLYKSLSATLEFIVESDKADAIERPVSPEMVVFYITQDTQRHPLLPQLKSGGFKIIGKMATQCSLSEPVSGELTVEASAVPISSIDIHLLRVESILLGEKIVTEKSVVQTTQIADGDVCHNMTLPIHVILPRLLTCPTVSAGPFSIEFKVVIVISFQSEVAKLHLKSDPTTPRLWLAMETLPLELYRTR